The Chelatococcus sp. HY11 genome includes a window with the following:
- the urtB gene encoding urea ABC transporter permease subunit UrtB gives MSSLIRLLSLLGILVAAIVQPALAQETRAAFATLATDNYGDIEKGVAAVAESGAPTAEAVLNALGDNRLLYRPSDKAVFYRDASGTFRDAATGDAVTPAPTGLRPVRLNNRVRRAVEAAVGTLTLMSPEASKRRQAAEAVFRSRDAATLPALAKAIATERDSSVKQALLQAQAAIFLTADGIADADRIAAVDIVAARGDQDARSMLTQVAGRGSPVLKLAADTAIAAIDRRLAIAATVQNIWYGLSLGSVLLLAAIGLAITFGVMGIINMAHGEMVMIGAYTTFVVQEICRTRFPGLFDWSLPVALPLAFLVAGGVGALIERLVIRHLYGRPLETLLATWGISLILQQAVRSIFGPTNREVGAPSYMAGAFDVLGVTITYGRLWIVIFSLCVFLGLIAVLKLTPFGLRMRAVTQNRRMASAMGIRTPRVDMLAFALGSGIAGVAGVALSQIDNVSPNLGQSYIIDSFMVVVFGGVGNLWGTFVSALTLGVANKFLEPYAGAVLGKILLLVFLILFIQKRPRGLFALKGRSVEA, from the coding sequence ATGTCGTCACTGATCAGGCTTTTATCGCTTCTTGGCATCCTCGTGGCCGCCATCGTGCAGCCGGCCTTGGCGCAGGAAACGCGCGCGGCCTTCGCCACTCTCGCCACAGACAACTACGGGGATATTGAGAAAGGCGTCGCGGCCGTCGCCGAGAGCGGCGCACCAACCGCGGAAGCCGTGCTAAACGCGCTCGGCGACAACCGCCTGCTCTACCGTCCATCGGACAAGGCCGTCTTCTACAGGGATGCGAGCGGAACCTTCCGCGACGCGGCCACCGGCGACGCCGTGACACCGGCTCCGACCGGTCTCAGGCCTGTGCGTCTCAACAACCGCGTGCGGCGCGCGGTGGAGGCGGCGGTCGGCACGCTGACGCTGATGTCGCCGGAAGCGTCCAAACGGCGCCAGGCGGCCGAAGCCGTCTTCCGCTCCCGCGACGCGGCGACATTGCCCGCTCTCGCCAAGGCCATCGCGACCGAACGTGACAGCAGCGTGAAACAGGCGCTGCTTCAGGCCCAGGCCGCCATTTTCCTGACCGCCGACGGCATCGCGGATGCCGATCGCATCGCGGCCGTCGATATCGTCGCTGCGCGGGGCGACCAGGACGCGCGCTCCATGCTTACCCAGGTGGCGGGCCGCGGGTCGCCGGTGCTCAAGCTCGCCGCCGATACCGCCATCGCCGCCATCGACCGCCGGCTCGCCATCGCCGCCACCGTCCAGAACATCTGGTACGGGCTGTCACTCGGCTCCGTCCTGCTGCTCGCCGCCATCGGCCTCGCCATCACCTTCGGTGTCATGGGCATCATCAACATGGCGCACGGCGAGATGGTGATGATCGGCGCCTACACCACCTTCGTGGTGCAGGAAATCTGCCGCACCCGTTTCCCGGGGCTGTTCGACTGGTCGTTGCCCGTTGCCCTGCCGCTCGCTTTCCTGGTCGCCGGCGGCGTGGGGGCGCTCATCGAGCGTCTGGTCATCCGCCATCTCTACGGCCGGCCGCTGGAAACACTGCTCGCGACCTGGGGCATCAGCCTCATTCTCCAGCAGGCCGTGCGCTCGATCTTCGGGCCGACGAACCGGGAGGTCGGCGCGCCCTCCTACATGGCAGGCGCCTTCGACGTCCTTGGCGTCACGATCACCTACGGCCGGCTGTGGATCGTCATCTTCAGCCTCTGCGTCTTCCTCGGCCTGATCGCCGTGCTCAAGCTGACGCCGTTCGGCCTCCGGATGCGCGCGGTGACCCAGAACCGCCGCATGGCGTCCGCGATGGGCATCCGCACGCCACGCGTCGACATGCTCGCCTTCGCGCTGGGTTCGGGGATCGCCGGCGTCGCGGGCGTGGCGCTGTCGCAGATCGACAACGTCTCGCCGAACCTCGGTCAGAGCTACATCATCGATTCCTTCATGGTGGTGGTGTTCGGCGGCGTCGGCAATCTCTGGGGGACCTTCGTCTCGGCGCTCACGCTCGGGGTCGCCAACAAGTTCCTCGAACCCTACGCGGGCGCCGTGCTCGGCAAGATCCTGCTCCTCGTCTTTCTGATCCTGTTCATCCAGAAAAGGCCCCGCGGGCTCTTCGCCCTCAAGGGCCGCTCGGTGGAAGCATGA